A window of Rubricoccus marinus contains these coding sequences:
- a CDS encoding serine/threonine-protein kinase, with protein sequence MDDSRYSEAKRLFNEAQSLSPEDRAAFLDALAPEARADVQALLDADAEIDDAFMQPVANLNEIMGHDPQIGTQVGAFRLDQLIGEGGMGRVYAASRADGAFQQQVALKLVKRGMDTAAVLRRFEAERRILARLRHPGIARLVGGGETEDGRPYVAMELVDGEQLNEYVERYSLGLQDRVRLMLQVCEAVAHAHRHLVVHRDLKPSNILVETDASGRPTVKLLDFGIARLLEGDPDDALTLTGQRPMSRPYGAPEQVRGGEITTATDVWALGVLLYQLLAGTKPFSADNQKGLETAILETDPTLPSAAAARGEPSTASGAARRVRGDLDAVCLTALAKEPERRYPNADAFAADLRRYLDDLPVEARPPAASYRIRKFMSRHRGTVGVASLALLVLVASAAFYTTRLRAERDRAEAALAEADATATFLEDIFGAADPTGADPADRSSRELLALGLEQARENLAGQPRQLAPVLATLGRVHIALGLYDEASGALTDAVRLYEDNDLDPLGHRDALLQLANLSYRTDDYPAAVQHAQAALRLHERHASPDSIGNRLEILNTLAISYSDLDSLGLAARLLQEVVEGRRAMTSEDARVDLSVNLNNLGLILYELERYTDALPIMDESIALATDVRGAEHPYVAFALHGRAGVHAKLGHGQKALDDERRALAIGEAAFGPDHPFVDAARSSLEEFEALGGVAPQD encoded by the coding sequence GTGGACGACAGCCGATACAGCGAAGCCAAACGCCTCTTCAACGAGGCACAGTCGCTCTCGCCCGAGGACCGCGCTGCCTTTCTCGACGCGCTCGCGCCAGAGGCCCGCGCCGACGTGCAGGCGCTCCTGGACGCCGATGCCGAGATCGACGACGCGTTTATGCAGCCCGTGGCGAATCTGAACGAGATCATGGGCCACGACCCGCAGATCGGGACGCAGGTGGGCGCGTTCCGCCTGGACCAGCTGATTGGCGAGGGCGGCATGGGGCGGGTGTACGCGGCCTCCCGCGCCGACGGCGCGTTCCAGCAGCAGGTGGCGCTGAAACTGGTCAAGAGGGGCATGGACACCGCGGCCGTGTTGCGCCGCTTCGAGGCTGAGCGGCGGATCCTGGCGCGGCTGCGGCACCCCGGGATCGCGCGGCTCGTCGGCGGCGGCGAGACCGAGGACGGGCGGCCGTACGTCGCGATGGAGCTCGTGGACGGCGAGCAGCTCAACGAGTACGTGGAGCGCTACTCGCTGGGCCTGCAGGACCGCGTGCGCCTCATGCTCCAGGTCTGCGAGGCCGTCGCGCACGCGCACCGGCACCTCGTGGTCCACCGCGATCTCAAGCCGTCCAACATCCTCGTCGAGACTGACGCCAGCGGCCGGCCGACGGTGAAGCTGCTCGACTTCGGCATCGCGCGGCTGCTCGAAGGCGACCCCGACGACGCGCTGACGCTGACCGGGCAGCGGCCGATGTCGCGCCCCTACGGCGCGCCCGAGCAGGTTCGTGGCGGCGAGATCACGACCGCGACCGACGTGTGGGCGCTCGGCGTGCTGCTCTACCAGCTCCTGGCGGGGACTAAGCCGTTCAGCGCCGACAACCAGAAGGGGTTGGAGACGGCCATCCTCGAAACCGACCCGACGCTGCCCAGCGCAGCCGCCGCCAGAGGCGAGCCCAGCACGGCCTCTGGCGCCGCCCGTCGCGTGCGCGGCGACCTCGACGCGGTCTGCCTGACGGCGCTCGCGAAGGAGCCCGAGCGCCGCTACCCCAACGCCGACGCCTTCGCCGCCGACCTCCGGCGCTACCTGGACGACCTTCCTGTGGAGGCCCGGCCGCCAGCGGCCAGCTACCGCATCCGCAAGTTCATGTCGCGCCACCGCGGGACGGTCGGCGTGGCCTCGCTGGCGCTTCTCGTGCTCGTGGCCAGCGCGGCGTTCTACACCACGCGGCTGCGCGCCGAGCGCGACCGCGCCGAGGCCGCGCTCGCCGAGGCCGATGCGACGGCCACGTTCCTCGAAGACATCTTCGGCGCCGCCGATCCCACCGGCGCCGACCCTGCCGACCGCTCCTCGCGCGAACTCCTCGCGCTGGGCCTGGAACAGGCGCGGGAAAACCTCGCCGGCCAGCCCCGGCAGCTTGCGCCCGTGCTCGCTACGCTCGGCCGCGTCCACATCGCGCTTGGGCTCTACGACGAGGCCTCTGGCGCGCTCACCGACGCCGTCCGGCTCTACGAAGACAACGACCTAGACCCGCTCGGGCACCGGGACGCCCTGCTCCAACTCGCGAACCTCAGCTACCGCACCGACGACTACCCCGCTGCGGTGCAGCACGCGCAGGCCGCGCTCCGCCTCCACGAGCGCCACGCGTCGCCGGACTCCATCGGCAACCGGCTGGAGATCCTCAACACGCTCGCGATCTCCTACTCCGACCTCGACAGCCTCGGCCTCGCCGCCCGCCTCCTGCAAGAGGTCGTAGAAGGCCGCCGCGCTATGACGAGCGAGGACGCGCGCGTCGACCTCTCGGTCAACCTCAACAACCTCGGGCTCATCCTGTACGAGTTGGAGCGCTACACCGACGCGCTCCCCATCATGGACGAGTCCATCGCGCTCGCTACCGACGTACGCGGCGCCGAACATCCGTACGTCGCCTTCGCGCTGCACGGGCGCGCGGGCGTCCACGCCAAACTGGGGCACGGCCAGAAGGCGCTGGACGACGAGCGCCGGGCGCTCGCCATCGGCGAGGCCGCCTTCGGACCGGACCACCCGTTTGTAGACGCGGCGCGGAGCAGCCTGGAGGAGTTCGAGGCCCTGGGCGGCGTCGCGCCCCAGGACTGA
- a CDS encoding energy transducer TonB, translated as MPLRRPRFPDERDPHVATRTLACLAASIGVALLAILLWPPRTPPEAVAFDTDAELVDPMEVLEILPTSQPPPPANLLPPPPPPLAEADIPPIEVEDFVEIEDLDIAPFRVTTPAERPSAPGPPAPPAPPGPPAPAPSRPGRAAATGSTGPTLVRQPDVVPQTRFAPFPEYPDEARRAGVRARAVVEVLISEGGRILEAEIVERVLIDRRGRESPVAQLPHGMDAIALATARRYVHSPAKHEGRTVRTYTRITLDFGTERGG; from the coding sequence ATGCCGCTCCGCCGCCCCCGCTTCCCCGACGAGCGCGACCCCCACGTCGCGACGCGCACGCTTGCGTGCCTGGCGGCGAGCATCGGCGTCGCGCTGCTCGCGATCCTGTTGTGGCCCCCGCGGACGCCGCCAGAGGCCGTCGCGTTTGACACTGACGCGGAGCTGGTGGACCCGATGGAGGTCCTCGAGATCCTGCCCACGTCGCAGCCGCCGCCTCCCGCGAACCTCCTGCCGCCGCCCCCGCCGCCTCTGGCGGAGGCCGACATCCCACCCATCGAGGTGGAGGACTTCGTCGAGATCGAGGACCTGGACATCGCGCCGTTCCGCGTGACCACGCCGGCGGAGCGGCCTTCAGCGCCGGGGCCTCCCGCGCCGCCCGCCCCACCGGGTCCGCCCGCTCCGGCACCCAGCCGCCCCGGCCGCGCGGCGGCCACAGGCTCTACGGGGCCCACGCTCGTGCGTCAGCCAGACGTGGTCCCGCAGACGCGCTTCGCGCCGTTCCCGGAGTACCCGGACGAGGCGCGGCGGGCGGGCGTGCGCGCGCGCGCGGTCGTGGAGGTGCTCATCAGCGAGGGCGGGCGCATCCTGGAGGCGGAGATCGTGGAGCGCGTGCTCATCGACCGGCGCGGGCGCGAGAGCCCGGTTGCGCAACTCCCGCACGGCATGGACGCCATCGCGCTGGCGACGGCGCGGCGCTATGTCCACAGCCCGGCCAAGCACGAGGGGCGCACGGTGCGGACGTACACGCGCATCACGCTGGACTTCGGCACGGAGCGAGGGGGCTGA
- the iadA gene encoding beta-aspartyl-peptidase has product MPALTLLLNAEVFAPQPLGRRCVLVGGGQILAISERPPTLAGVEVETVDLDGARLVPGLIDLHVHVTGGGGEAGPETAAPAPSLSHYTRAGVTSVVGLLGTDDTTRTTAGLLRQVRALRREGLGAWAWTGGYHLPPTTLTGSVRGDIAHLSEVIGFGELALSDHRSSQPTVHEVARVAADCHVGGLMTGKAGVLHCHMGDGARGLGLLRDILDTTEIPPRTLHPTHVNRKRALWEESLVFAERGSTIDVTAFPPEFAETDEVGAAEAVRAYVAGGLPLAQLTVSSDGGGCLPHFDAQGEMTRMDFATSGALADLLADLLDGGMAPEDALAPLTSNPADLLRLHAKGRIAPGADADLVVLGDDHRPRDVMARGRWHVRGGEPVVRGTFEA; this is encoded by the coding sequence ATGCCTGCTCTGACGCTTCTCCTCAACGCCGAGGTGTTCGCTCCCCAACCGCTCGGGCGGCGTTGCGTCCTCGTCGGAGGCGGGCAGATCCTCGCGATCTCGGAGCGGCCTCCGACGCTTGCAGGCGTGGAGGTGGAGACCGTGGATCTGGACGGCGCGCGGCTGGTGCCAGGACTTATCGACCTGCACGTGCACGTGACCGGCGGCGGGGGAGAGGCCGGGCCGGAAACGGCGGCGCCTGCCCCGAGCCTCAGCCACTACACCCGCGCGGGCGTCACCAGCGTGGTCGGCCTGCTGGGCACGGACGACACGACGCGGACGACCGCAGGCCTCTTGCGCCAAGTGCGCGCGCTCCGGCGCGAAGGCCTCGGCGCGTGGGCCTGGACCGGCGGCTATCACCTGCCCCCGACGACGCTCACCGGCTCGGTCCGCGGCGACATCGCGCACCTCTCCGAAGTCATCGGCTTTGGCGAGCTGGCGCTGAGCGACCACCGCTCCTCTCAACCGACGGTCCACGAGGTGGCGCGCGTGGCGGCGGACTGCCATGTGGGCGGGCTGATGACCGGCAAGGCAGGCGTGCTCCACTGCCACATGGGCGACGGCGCCAGAGGCCTCGGCCTCTTGCGCGATATCCTGGACACGACCGAGATCCCGCCGCGCACGCTCCACCCCACGCACGTCAACCGCAAGCGCGCGCTTTGGGAGGAGTCGCTGGTGTTCGCCGAACGCGGGAGCACCATCGACGTGACGGCCTTTCCGCCGGAGTTCGCCGAGACCGACGAGGTCGGCGCCGCCGAGGCCGTGCGCGCCTACGTCGCGGGTGGCCTGCCTCTAGCGCAACTGACTGTCTCCTCCGACGGCGGCGGCTGCCTGCCGCACTTCGACGCGCAGGGCGAGATGACGCGCATGGACTTCGCCACGAGCGGCGCGCTCGCGGACCTGCTCGCAGATCTCTTAGACGGCGGCATGGCGCCAGAGGACGCCCTCGCGCCGCTCACCTCCAACCCCGCGGACCTCTTGCGCCTCCACGCCAAAGGCCGCATCGCGCCGGGCGCCGATGCGGATCTCGTTGTTCTAGGCGATGACCACCGCCCGCGCGACGTGATGGCGCGAGGACGCTGGCACGTGCGCGGCGGCGAGCCCGTCGTGCGCGGCACGTTCGAGGCGTAG
- a CDS encoding cyanophycinase has product MPSTGTPGVSRGYIVPVGGAEKKTAEMPILKRFVKIAGGGDARIVVIPTASELEDTGDRYVDLFEGLYVEAARSLPITTREHAMEDECVAAIEDATAVFLTGGNQLRLSTILGGSPVAKAIRRRNADGMHVGGTSAGAAILPEHMIAGGRSGHTPRVDGVVMAPGLGLTNRLLIDQHFRQRDRLGRLLTAVSFNPFAVGVGLDEDTAIFLGPDGSFEVVGSGAVTVVDPTGLTYSSMDSAAPKEPVSLIGLQLHLLAEGARYDVETRQAFAPDPSAQ; this is encoded by the coding sequence ATGCCCTCTACAGGCACTCCCGGCGTGAGCCGCGGCTACATCGTCCCCGTTGGGGGCGCGGAAAAGAAAACGGCCGAGATGCCGATCCTCAAGCGGTTCGTCAAGATCGCCGGCGGCGGCGACGCGAGGATCGTGGTGATCCCGACGGCCTCCGAGCTGGAGGACACCGGTGACCGCTACGTAGACCTCTTCGAGGGGCTCTACGTCGAGGCCGCGCGCTCGCTGCCCATCACCACGCGCGAGCACGCGATGGAGGACGAGTGCGTGGCGGCGATCGAGGACGCGACGGCGGTGTTCCTGACGGGCGGCAACCAGCTCCGGCTCTCCACCATCCTGGGCGGCTCTCCCGTGGCCAAGGCCATCCGGCGCCGCAACGCGGACGGCATGCACGTCGGCGGCACGAGCGCGGGCGCGGCGATCCTCCCAGAGCATATGATCGCGGGCGGGCGCAGCGGGCACACGCCACGTGTGGACGGCGTGGTGATGGCGCCGGGCCTCGGCCTTACCAACCGGCTCCTGATCGACCAGCACTTCCGCCAGCGCGATCGCCTCGGTCGGCTGCTCACGGCGGTCTCGTTCAACCCCTTCGCCGTGGGTGTGGGCTTGGACGAGGACACGGCCATCTTCCTGGGACCGGACGGCTCGTTCGAGGTCGTCGGCAGCGGCGCCGTCACGGTCGTGGACCCGACAGGGCTCACCTACTCCTCGATGGACTCGGCCGCGCCGAAGGAGCCGGTCAGCCTTATCGGCCTGCAGCTCCACCTCCTCGCCGAGGGCGCGCGCTACGACGTGGAGACGCGGCAGGCGTTCGCGCCGGACCCGTCCGCTCAGTAG
- a CDS encoding fasciclin domain-containing protein yields the protein MRLRISLFALLALPLLAASPVQRHDDIVDIAAGNDNFATLVAAVKAAGLVETLKGDGPFTVFAPTNDAFALLGDDAIERLLRPENRAQLTAILTYHVVPGEYKARDIGRLDELKTVNGEALSLGSRVDNAQLLSTDIEASNGVIHVIDRVLMPREMPAPRRAQRSH from the coding sequence ATGCGCCTCCGCATCTCTCTTTTCGCGCTCCTCGCGCTTCCGCTCCTCGCCGCCAGCCCCGTCCAGCGCCACGACGACATCGTCGACATTGCCGCCGGCAACGACAACTTCGCGACGCTCGTCGCCGCCGTGAAAGCCGCCGGCCTGGTCGAAACGCTCAAGGGTGACGGCCCCTTCACCGTCTTCGCGCCCACCAACGACGCGTTCGCCTTGCTCGGCGACGATGCCATCGAGCGCCTCTTGCGTCCGGAAAACCGCGCGCAGCTCACCGCGATCCTGACGTACCACGTCGTCCCCGGCGAGTACAAGGCGCGCGACATCGGCCGCCTGGACGAGCTGAAGACCGTCAACGGCGAGGCGCTCTCGCTCGGCTCCCGCGTGGACAACGCGCAACTGCTCTCGACCGACATCGAGGCCTCCAACGGCGTCATTCACGTGATCGACCGCGTGCTCATGCCGCGCGAGATGCCCGCGCCGCGCCGCGCGCAGCGCTCGCACTAA
- a CDS encoding LytR/AlgR family response regulator transcription factor produces the protein MSPLRVLVADDEPLARGTIRQLLATQRDVDVRWEATDGQQAVDAVREHRPDLVFLDVQMPALDGFEVVQAVGPEAMPTTVFVTAYDQYAVRAFDVAAVDYLLKPYDDARFFQALDRARDAARRHADAPTDLAGQLRDLLAAQALPPEASGAAPLDRLLVREGKRLAVLRTEAIDWAEADGDYVALHVGPRTHLVRETLTRLAEQLGPRFVRVHRSAIVNLDRVRDLRPTASGDCTVRMHDGAEVRASRRYWRDLADRFGGAR, from the coding sequence ATGAGCCCGCTCCGCGTCCTGGTCGCCGACGACGAGCCTCTCGCCAGAGGCACGATCCGCCAGCTTCTGGCGACGCAGCGCGACGTGGACGTGCGCTGGGAGGCGACCGACGGTCAGCAAGCCGTGGACGCCGTTCGCGAGCACCGCCCGGACCTCGTGTTTCTGGACGTGCAGATGCCTGCGCTGGACGGCTTCGAGGTGGTCCAGGCGGTCGGCCCCGAGGCCATGCCGACGACCGTCTTCGTGACGGCCTACGACCAGTACGCCGTGCGCGCGTTCGACGTGGCCGCCGTGGATTACCTCCTCAAGCCGTACGACGACGCGCGCTTTTTCCAGGCCCTGGACCGCGCCCGCGATGCCGCTCGTCGCCACGCCGACGCCCCCACGGACCTCGCCGGCCAACTCCGCGACCTCCTCGCGGCGCAGGCCCTCCCGCCAGAGGCCTCTGGCGCCGCACCGCTCGACCGCCTTCTCGTGCGCGAGGGCAAGCGCCTGGCCGTGCTGCGGACCGAAGCCATCGACTGGGCCGAGGCCGATGGGGACTACGTGGCGCTCCACGTCGGCCCACGCACGCACCTGGTCCGCGAGACGCTCACGCGGCTGGCCGAGCAGCTCGGCCCTCGCTTCGTGCGCGTCCACCGGTCCGCGATCGTCAACCTAGACCGCGTGCGCGACCTCCGCCCGACGGCCTCTGGCGACTGCACCGTGCGCATGCACGACGGCGCCGAGGTGCGTGCCAGCCGCCGCTACTGGCGCGACCTGGCCGACCGGTTCGGGGGCGCGCGGTAG
- a CDS encoding sensor histidine kinase: MAVAVSYPAPLPAPRQRRGRGLVLLALWAVPAAVALGQIYIAQTLGGEPVDWPLALWTTLPNWALWALMTPAVAWLALRFALGRVPVWQLVVAHGLGAALALGFHAVGNVAAFQIAGLPAQWTLGDIQTHYALRAHVNAVAYALVVAGTWAWAASRQRQAREAREAALRATLAETELGALRMQLRPHFLFNALHAVGATVRQGESEKAVSMISSLGDLLRLSLEADGTDEIPLRRELDVLDRYLTLEQVRFSDRLTVSVEADDDARGALIPAWSLQPLVENALKHGIAPKPGPARLSVRARREGDALVVEVEDDGIGPAASGARARTAGTGVGLANTRARLDALYGTDASLTLAPGESTGALATLTLPYRLA; encoded by the coding sequence ATGGCCGTCGCTGTTTCCTACCCCGCTCCGCTGCCAGCGCCGCGCCAGAGGCGCGGCCGTGGTCTCGTGCTCCTCGCGTTGTGGGCCGTCCCCGCCGCAGTCGCGCTCGGCCAGATCTACATCGCGCAGACGCTCGGCGGCGAGCCCGTGGACTGGCCTCTGGCGCTGTGGACGACGCTTCCGAACTGGGCGCTGTGGGCGCTGATGACGCCGGCCGTCGCGTGGCTCGCGCTGCGGTTCGCGCTGGGGCGCGTGCCGGTGTGGCAACTCGTAGTCGCGCACGGGCTCGGCGCGGCGCTCGCGCTGGGCTTCCATGCCGTGGGCAACGTGGCGGCGTTCCAGATCGCCGGCCTGCCCGCGCAGTGGACGCTTGGGGACATCCAGACGCACTACGCGCTTCGGGCGCACGTCAATGCCGTGGCCTACGCGCTCGTCGTAGCGGGGACGTGGGCGTGGGCGGCCTCGCGCCAGAGGCAGGCGCGCGAAGCGCGAGAGGCCGCGCTTCGGGCCACACTTGCCGAGACCGAGCTGGGGGCGCTGCGGATGCAGCTCCGACCGCACTTCCTGTTCAACGCTCTCCACGCCGTCGGCGCGACGGTGCGCCAGGGCGAGAGCGAGAAGGCGGTCTCGATGATCTCGTCGCTGGGCGATCTCCTGCGCCTCTCGCTCGAAGCCGACGGCACCGATGAGATCCCGCTGCGGCGCGAGCTCGACGTGCTGGACCGATACCTCACGCTGGAGCAGGTCCGGTTCTCGGACCGCCTCACCGTTTCTGTAGAGGCCGACGACGACGCCAGAGGCGCCCTCATCCCCGCGTGGAGCCTGCAGCCGCTCGTCGAGAACGCGCTCAAGCACGGCATCGCGCCCAAGCCCGGACCGGCGCGGCTCTCCGTGCGCGCGCGCCGCGAGGGCGATGCGCTCGTCGTCGAGGTGGAAGACGACGGGATCGGGCCCGCGGCCTCTGGCGCCCGCGCTAGGACCGCCGGGACCGGCGTCGGGCTGGCGAACACCCGCGCCCGGCTGGACGCGCTCTACGGCACTGACGCCTCGCTCACGCTGGCCCCTGGCGAAAGCACCGGCGCGCTCGCGACCCTCACTCTTCCCTACCGTCTGGCATGA
- a CDS encoding NAD-dependent malic enzyme, which yields MTSPVPPEEGARQRGGLPDYDVVLTVRNAQRPGMIGALLGVIGEHGALVGDIETRYVGRDHFLRDVTVSAYDQPHLDEVLKAIREETETEIQNVRDLVFERHAGGKIRVGRTTAADTPEDLRYIYTPGVARVCRAIEQDPALARQFTSMGHTVAIVSNGTRVLGLGDIGALASLPVMEGKAVLYDRFVGLSAVPLVIDEDDPEAFVDTVCRVAVGFGGIHLEDIRTPDCFWIEDELIRRLPQPVMHDDQHGTATVLLAAVLSALRHTDREGRRDLTCAQVGLGAAGLAIARLLMDAGFDVVGVDPGAEARERLEASGGRTAELHAAAEEADVLIATTGVIGLITPEMIRPGQVVLALSNPIPEISPEAAVEAGAAFAADGRSVNNALAFPGLFKAALDVGAPAITSAMKIAAAEAISALAPDQELVPSPFDPRVHERVIKAVSAAA from the coding sequence ATGACCTCTCCCGTCCCGCCCGAAGAGGGCGCCCGCCAACGCGGCGGCCTCCCCGATTACGACGTCGTCCTCACCGTCCGCAACGCGCAGCGTCCCGGCATGATCGGCGCGCTGCTCGGCGTCATCGGCGAGCACGGCGCGCTCGTCGGCGACATCGAGACGCGCTACGTCGGCCGCGATCACTTCCTCCGCGACGTCACCGTCTCGGCGTACGACCAGCCGCACCTGGACGAGGTGCTCAAGGCCATCCGCGAGGAGACCGAGACCGAGATCCAGAACGTCCGCGATCTCGTCTTTGAGCGCCACGCCGGCGGCAAGATCCGCGTCGGCCGCACGACTGCCGCCGACACGCCAGAGGACCTCCGGTACATCTACACGCCGGGCGTCGCGCGCGTGTGCCGCGCCATTGAGCAGGACCCCGCCCTCGCGCGGCAGTTCACGTCGATGGGCCACACGGTCGCGATCGTGAGCAACGGCACGCGCGTGCTCGGGCTGGGCGATATCGGCGCACTCGCGAGCCTGCCGGTCATGGAAGGCAAGGCCGTTCTCTACGATCGGTTCGTGGGCCTCAGCGCCGTCCCGCTCGTGATCGACGAGGACGACCCGGAAGCGTTCGTGGACACGGTCTGCCGCGTGGCGGTCGGCTTCGGTGGCATCCACCTCGAAGACATCCGCACGCCGGATTGCTTCTGGATCGAGGACGAATTGATCCGCCGCCTGCCGCAGCCGGTCATGCACGACGACCAGCACGGGACCGCGACGGTGCTTCTGGCGGCCGTTCTCAGCGCGCTCCGCCACACCGACCGCGAGGGCCGCCGAGACCTCACGTGCGCTCAGGTCGGCCTGGGCGCCGCCGGGCTCGCCATCGCGCGGCTGCTCATGGACGCCGGCTTCGACGTGGTGGGCGTGGACCCCGGCGCGGAGGCCCGCGAACGCCTCGAAGCCTCTGGCGGGCGCACCGCCGAGCTCCACGCCGCCGCCGAGGAAGCGGATGTCTTGATTGCCACAACGGGCGTGATCGGGCTGATCACGCCGGAGATGATCCGACCCGGCCAGGTCGTCCTCGCACTGTCCAACCCGATCCCCGAGATCTCGCCAGAGGCCGCCGTGGAAGCGGGCGCGGCCTTTGCCGCCGACGGCCGCAGCGTCAACAACGCGCTCGCCTTCCCGGGCCTGTTCAAGGCCGCGCTGGACGTGGGCGCCCCGGCTATCACGAGCGCGATGAAGATCGCCGCCGCCGAGGCCATCTCGGCCCTCGCGCCGGACCAAGAGCTCGTGCCGAGCCCGTTCGACCCGCGCGTCCACGAACGCGTGATCAAGGCCGTCTCTGCCGCCGCCTAG
- a CDS encoding heavy-metal-associated domain-containing protein: MEPLRETQTETLTIEGMTCTHCVAAVRAALESVPGALVRTVDIGSATVDLSPEADRDVIRAAVEDAGFDLAPEA; encoded by the coding sequence ATGGAACCGCTCCGTGAGACCCAGACCGAGACGCTCACCATCGAAGGGATGACCTGCACGCACTGCGTGGCCGCCGTCCGTGCCGCGCTCGAAAGCGTGCCCGGCGCCCTTGTCCGCACGGTCGACATCGGCTCCGCAACCGTCGATCTCTCGCCAGAGGCCGACCGCGACGTGATCCGCGCGGCCGTCGAGGACGCCGGATTCGACCTCGCGCCCGAGGCCTAA
- a CDS encoding CotH kinase family protein produces the protein MAHRVSVRERLWRGLGVLAVSALIAGPLAGQTLTSSNLPIVLIETDEPIPDEPKVPGRMRVIDNGGGRRNAVTDPPTGYDGHIGIEVRGATSQLFPKKQYALETRDADGENRNVPLLGMPSENDWILHAPYTDKTLVRNAVAYRLVRRMGRYASRTRFCEVIVNGEYQGVYLLLEKIKRDGDRVDIATLNPDETSGDDLTGGYIVKVDKAAGGEVGGWDSPLPPPYPFGRRVRWEYHEPSPEEIAPEQAAYIERTITAFEQAVATENYDDPARGFLPLVDLGSFVDVVILNEVTKNIDGYRASTYLHKDKDSVDGRLKAGPVWDFNLALGNASFGGGADHRGFQFDWDDRADGIPIPFWWARMARSEPFQAAMKTRWTELRAGPLAPDSLDALVDETVGEIAEASARNFERWPTVGKPVWGNAYVGETYAEDVRYLKAFTRRRAAWMDGALARGLGAPGPGPAVVLSRPWPSPASGDAQVTLTTGSADRIRLDLVDAQGRLVRTVFEGPVDGGTRTVTVQTAGLATGTYFLVASGALGTFSRPLVVVRR, from the coding sequence ATGGCGCACCGTGTTTCCGTTCGTGAACGCCTCTGGCGCGGGTTGGGCGTGCTCGCGGTTTCTGCACTGATCGCCGGGCCTCTGGCGGGGCAAACGCTTACGTCCTCCAACCTGCCGATCGTGCTGATCGAGACGGACGAACCGATCCCGGACGAGCCGAAGGTGCCGGGGCGGATGCGCGTGATCGACAACGGCGGCGGGCGGCGGAACGCCGTCACGGACCCGCCGACGGGCTACGACGGCCACATCGGCATCGAAGTGCGCGGGGCGACCTCGCAGCTGTTCCCCAAGAAGCAGTACGCGCTCGAAACGCGCGACGCCGACGGCGAGAACCGCAACGTGCCGCTTCTCGGGATGCCGTCTGAGAACGACTGGATCTTGCACGCGCCATACACCGACAAAACGCTGGTCCGCAACGCCGTCGCGTACCGGCTGGTGCGGCGGATGGGCCGGTACGCGAGCCGGACGCGGTTCTGCGAGGTCATCGTCAACGGGGAGTACCAGGGTGTGTACCTCCTCCTGGAGAAGATCAAGCGCGACGGGGACCGCGTGGACATCGCGACGCTCAACCCCGACGAGACCTCTGGCGACGACCTCACGGGCGGCTACATCGTCAAGGTGGACAAGGCCGCGGGCGGCGAGGTCGGCGGGTGGGACTCGCCGCTGCCGCCGCCGTACCCGTTCGGCCGGCGGGTGCGCTGGGAGTACCACGAGCCCTCGCCAGAGGAGATCGCGCCGGAGCAGGCGGCCTACATCGAGCGCACCATCACCGCTTTTGAGCAGGCCGTCGCCACGGAGAACTACGACGACCCCGCCAGAGGCTTCCTGCCGCTGGTGGACCTGGGCTCGTTCGTGGACGTCGTGATCCTCAACGAGGTGACCAAGAACATCGACGGCTACCGCGCGAGCACGTACCTCCACAAAGACAAAGACAGCGTGGACGGGCGGCTCAAGGCCGGCCCCGTCTGGGACTTCAACCTCGCGCTGGGCAACGCGAGCTTCGGTGGCGGTGCGGATCACCGCGGTTTCCAGTTCGACTGGGACGACCGCGCCGACGGCATCCCGATCCCGTTCTGGTGGGCGCGCATGGCCCGGAGCGAGCCGTTCCAGGCCGCGATGAAGACGCGCTGGACCGAGCTCCGCGCCGGGCCTCTGGCGCCAGACTCGCTGGACGCCCTCGTGGACGAGACCGTGGGCGAGATCGCGGAGGCGAGCGCCCGCAACTTCGAGCGGTGGCCGACGGTGGGGAAGCCGGTGTGGGGCAACGCGTACGTGGGGGAGACCTACGCCGAGGACGTGCGCTACCTCAAGGCGTTCACGCGCCGCCGTGCGGCGTGGATGGACGGCGCCCTCGCCAGAGGCCTCGGCGCGCCCGGGCCGGGCCCGGCGGTCGTGCTCTCGCGCCCGTGGCCCTCGCCGGCCTCTGGCGACGCGCAGGTCACGCTCACGACGGGCTCTGCCGACCGCATCCGCCTGGACCTTGTGGACGCGCAGGGCCGCCTCGTGCGGACCGTGTTCGAGGGGCCAGTGGATGGCGGCACCCGGACGGTCACCGTGCAGACGGCGGGCCTCGCGACGGGGACATACTTCCTCGTCGCCAGCGGAGCGCTCGGCACGTTCTCGCGTCCACTCGTCGTCGTGCGCCGGTAG